A single window of Granulibacter bethesdensis DNA harbors:
- a CDS encoding S8 family serine peptidase, translating into MSFSGLPNDPLFQYQWYLQNTGQAGGTPGIDIDVTPLWSRYTGKGVRVGVIDVGTQLDHPDLVQNIDPTATWDAAQDKPGGGPTTAAENHGTAVAGLIAAAANNGIGGVGVAPDATLGIYHEAEGTVPYPVNPQEFSIAFTHALNDRMDVVNASWGVGTPFAPFMSGLQTLAQQGRNGLGTVIVMSSGDSRGRGSNAIMNATKNSQYVIAVGAVDNTGIVARYSTPGASLLITAPGGSATNPSASTPGSDIVSTDRTGSDGYNTLAGAAGDYVYNFNGTSASAPIVSGIVALMLQANPNLNYRDVQQILAQSARIIDAGSVKWFQTHSADWNGGGRFYNADYGFGLVDARAAVRLAESYRGRSVTGTGQTLTAAYQPASPVDIALDPSGTAPTRISFTIDNAISVEHVSLNLNMNVPDSGNLRLGLTSPAGTTAFLLVNIADMQNVPWKQGGFTLTSPIFQGEHAQGTWTMSIWDNAHFSTPTTPDTLTSATLSVTGSQPASHDIVYTNDFPTLASQSTSRLILSSTQPNPVFNASAVSLPVSISIPVQRFSIGGTSASIAPATTLSALYTGDGNDTLVGGSSAMTFNPGYGNNTVLLGNANNIVNSRGQDTITATQGAATVRASGNAMVFNNAAQLNFVSSGGASTIIGGSGAMSVNGGAGKVTVFGGTGADTIIGGSAGGNQLSANGAGSTLFANGNGNVLLGSQTGAVTLATQGANNTVFGGIGGGTILSNGTNDLVVMDQGATTLFGGQNAAIFTNSANANIVGETGSYAVGFGSGTSNAWASASTDLFLFANGQAGGNVTIGNFQNGKDFIQLQGYGDNAVQTVLASAQQTTSGLSLTLSDNTHITLLGVTSINQYSFMT; encoded by the coding sequence ATCTGGTCCAAAATATCGACCCGACCGCTACGTGGGATGCCGCACAGGACAAACCGGGCGGTGGCCCGACCACTGCCGCGGAAAATCATGGCACTGCCGTCGCCGGTCTGATTGCCGCCGCCGCAAATAACGGGATTGGCGGAGTGGGAGTTGCCCCCGATGCCACGCTCGGCATCTATCACGAAGCAGAGGGAACGGTTCCCTACCCGGTGAATCCGCAGGAATTCTCGATTGCCTTCACGCATGCGCTGAACGACCGGATGGATGTGGTCAATGCCAGCTGGGGGGTCGGAACCCCGTTCGCGCCCTTCATGTCCGGGCTTCAGACACTGGCACAGCAGGGCCGCAACGGACTTGGCACCGTGATCGTGATGTCCAGCGGTGACAGCCGTGGCAGAGGCTCCAACGCCATCATGAACGCCACCAAGAATTCCCAATACGTGATCGCGGTCGGGGCCGTCGACAATACCGGCATCGTAGCCAGATATAGCACGCCGGGCGCCAGCCTGCTGATCACCGCGCCGGGCGGCTCTGCCACCAATCCCTCTGCCTCTACACCCGGTTCAGACATCGTCTCCACCGATCGCACCGGTTCTGATGGCTATAACACCCTTGCCGGTGCTGCCGGAGATTATGTCTATAATTTCAACGGCACCTCTGCCTCCGCGCCGATTGTATCAGGCATCGTGGCCCTGATGCTTCAGGCCAATCCCAACCTGAATTATCGTGATGTACAGCAGATTCTGGCCCAATCTGCACGCATCATCGATGCAGGCTCCGTCAAATGGTTCCAGACGCATTCGGCAGACTGGAATGGAGGAGGCCGTTTCTACAACGCCGATTACGGATTTGGTCTGGTCGATGCCCGCGCCGCCGTGCGTCTGGCCGAAAGCTATCGGGGCCGCAGCGTCACCGGAACCGGGCAGACACTGACCGCTGCCTATCAGCCTGCAAGCCCGGTCGATATTGCACTCGATCCATCAGGTACAGCACCGACACGGATCAGCTTTACCATCGATAACGCCATTTCTGTTGAGCATGTCAGCCTGAATCTGAACATGAATGTGCCGGATTCAGGCAATCTTCGTCTTGGTCTGACCTCGCCAGCGGGCACCACCGCGTTCCTGCTGGTGAACATTGCCGATATGCAGAATGTTCCTTGGAAACAAGGCGGTTTTACACTGACCTCGCCCATTTTCCAGGGAGAACATGCGCAAGGCACCTGGACAATGAGCATCTGGGACAATGCTCATTTCTCAACCCCCACGACGCCCGATACGCTGACCAGCGCGACATTGAGTGTCACAGGATCGCAGCCTGCCAGCCATGACATTGTCTACACGAATGATTTTCCGACTTTGGCCAGCCAGAGTACAAGCCGGCTGATCTTATCCAGCACACAGCCAAACCCGGTTTTCAACGCCTCTGCTGTAAGCCTGCCGGTCAGCATCAGCATTCCGGTGCAGCGCTTTTCCATTGGGGGGACTTCGGCCTCCATCGCGCCTGCAACCACCTTGTCGGCACTTTATACCGGCGATGGCAATGATACGCTGGTCGGTGGCAGCAGCGCCATGACCTTCAATCCCGGCTATGGCAATAATACTGTTCTCCTCGGCAATGCCAACAACATCGTTAACTCCAGGGGACAAGATACCATTACCGCAACACAGGGTGCGGCAACTGTGCGGGCTTCCGGTAATGCCATGGTGTTCAACAATGCCGCCCAGCTGAATTTCGTCAGTTCAGGGGGGGCCAGCACCATCATCGGTGGCAGCGGAGCCATGAGCGTCAATGGCGGGGCCGGCAAGGTCACCGTCTTCGGTGGCACAGGCGCCGATACCATCATCGGCGGCAGTGCCGGGGGTAATCAACTCTCTGCCAATGGCGCGGGCAGCACACTGTTCGCCAACGGGAATGGCAACGTGCTGCTCGGCAGCCAAACGGGTGCCGTGACGCTCGCAACGCAGGGGGCCAATAACACCGTGTTCGGGGGCATTGGCGGCGGCACCATTCTCAGCAATGGCACCAATGATCTGGTGGTGATGGATCAGGGCGCCACCACCCTGTTCGGTGGACAGAATGCCGCCATCTTCACCAACAGCGCCAATGCCAATATCGTCGGCGAGACAGGCTCCTACGCCGTCGGCTTCGGCAGTGGCACCAGCAACGCATGGGCCAGCGCCTCCACCGATCTGTTCCTGTTCGCCAACGGACAGGCCGGAGGAAACGTCACCATCGGCAATTTCCAGAACGGAAAAGACTTTATCCAATTACAGGGATATGGCGATAACGCAGTGCAGACCGTTCTCGCCAGTGCTCAGCAGACTACATCCGGACTATCCCTGACGCTCAGTGATAATACCCATATCACCCTGCTCGGTGTCACCAGCATCAATCAATACAGCTTTATGACCTGA
- a CDS encoding S8 family serine peptidase: protein MTFKNDPNDPLFQYQWGLKNTGQANGGIGVDIDVVPIWPYYTGKGIRVGIIDDGVQLDHPDLKANIAVGATWDAALDSPGGGPDEAAEKHGTAVAGIIGAIANNGIGGSGVAPDVTLGVYHVGLGIPQSYIPEPNQMQTAFKYAFQNQMDVVNNSWGSDKPFTSVTVGLNDLVLQGRNKLGTIFVKSNGNDRPSGNDSMLEGTSSSQYVIAVGAIDNNGVVSRYSTPGANLLISAPGGSSTNQLPTIPGNGNVTTDRTSTDGYNTHTGTAGDYTYSFSGTSAAAPFVSGVAALVLQANPNLNYRDVQQILAKSARLNDSSAYRWFSTGSADWNGGGSMFNRDYGFGLVDARAAVRLAESYRDRSVTSTEEIERQEYDPSPVITIPTNSDGSNPATFTFTINKNMTLEHVSLNLDLTVANSRYLNIVLTSPSHTNVTLLSNTKILSDVAWPKSGYTLTTPALWGEQAQGTWTVKIWDTNPAATSRETIDLASLLTIGSVQTNRDLVFTNDFGTLAAQNTARQTISSSGTDQVFNASPVSGAVGFNAANNTFSINGTAGTIKQGSSFTTVFSGDGNDTLVGGSSATTFSPGYGDNTVLLGNANNIVNSRGQDTITATQGAATVRASGNAMVFNNATQLNFVSSAGASTVIGGSGAMNVNGGAGKVTVFGGTGADTIIGGSAGGNQLSANGAGSTLFANGNGNVLLGSQTGAVTLATQGANNTVFGGIGGGTILSNGTNDLVVMDQGATTLFGGQNAAIFTNSANANIVGETGSYAVGFGSGTSNAWASASTDLFLFANGQAGGNVTIGNFQNGKDFIQLQGYGDNAVQTVLASAQQTTSGLSLTLSDNTHITLLGVTSINQYSFMT, encoded by the coding sequence ATGACCTTTAAAAATGATCCGAACGATCCCCTGTTCCAGTATCAGTGGGGCCTTAAAAATACCGGGCAAGCCAATGGAGGCATTGGCGTTGATATCGATGTCGTTCCGATCTGGCCCTACTATACCGGCAAAGGCATCCGTGTCGGCATCATTGACGATGGCGTCCAGCTGGATCATCCAGATCTGAAGGCCAATATTGCTGTTGGCGCCACGTGGGATGCTGCATTGGATTCGCCTGGCGGTGGCCCCGATGAAGCGGCCGAAAAACACGGTACCGCCGTTGCCGGGATCATAGGGGCCATTGCCAATAACGGAATCGGAGGCTCAGGCGTTGCACCAGATGTAACGCTAGGCGTCTACCATGTAGGATTAGGAATACCCCAATCCTACATTCCAGAACCTAATCAGATGCAAACCGCTTTCAAATACGCATTTCAGAACCAAATGGATGTGGTCAACAACAGCTGGGGAAGCGATAAACCTTTCACTTCTGTTACAGTCGGCCTTAATGATCTGGTTCTGCAGGGCCGCAATAAGCTGGGCACGATTTTTGTCAAATCTAACGGCAATGACAGACCATCCGGAAACGATAGCATGCTGGAAGGAACTTCCAGTTCTCAATATGTTATTGCAGTGGGCGCGATTGATAATAATGGTGTTGTATCCCGTTACAGCACACCCGGCGCCAACCTGCTGATCAGCGCACCCGGAGGAAGCAGCACGAACCAATTGCCAACCATTCCTGGCAACGGGAACGTTACAACCGACCGAACCAGTACAGATGGCTACAATACTCACACAGGAACAGCCGGCGATTATACGTATAGTTTCAGTGGCACTTCTGCGGCAGCCCCCTTTGTCTCCGGGGTTGCTGCACTGGTGTTGCAGGCCAATCCAAATCTGAACTATCGAGATGTACAACAGATTCTGGCCAAATCCGCACGCTTAAACGACAGCAGTGCCTACAGATGGTTTTCGACAGGTTCAGCAGACTGGAATGGCGGCGGCAGCATGTTCAACCGGGATTATGGGTTCGGTCTAGTCGACGCGCGTGCCGCTGTGCGCCTCGCTGAAAGCTATCGGGACCGCAGTGTCACCAGCACCGAAGAGATTGAAAGACAAGAATACGATCCCTCCCCAGTCATTACCATTCCAACCAACAGCGATGGAAGCAATCCTGCCACCTTTACGTTCACGATAAACAAGAACATGACGCTTGAGCATGTCAGCTTGAATCTTGATTTGACAGTAGCGAACTCAAGATACTTGAACATTGTCCTGACATCTCCAAGTCATACCAACGTTACGCTGCTTTCAAACACAAAAATCCTTTCGGATGTCGCGTGGCCGAAAAGTGGCTATACCCTCACGACTCCGGCTTTATGGGGAGAGCAGGCTCAAGGCACATGGACCGTCAAGATCTGGGATACCAATCCTGCAGCCACAAGCAGAGAAACCATTGATCTTGCAAGTCTGCTTACCATCGGCTCCGTTCAGACCAACAGGGATTTGGTGTTCACCAATGATTTCGGTACCTTGGCAGCACAGAATACAGCCCGACAGACTATATCAAGCAGCGGGACGGATCAGGTATTCAATGCCTCTCCGGTGAGCGGGGCTGTCGGCTTCAACGCAGCCAATAACACGTTTTCCATCAATGGCACCGCAGGGACTATCAAACAGGGCAGTTCTTTCACGACCGTCTTTTCCGGTGACGGGAATGACACGCTGGTTGGTGGCAGCAGCGCCACGACCTTCAGCCCTGGCTATGGCGATAATACGGTTCTACTCGGCAATGCCAACAACATCGTTAACTCCAGGGGACAAGATACCATTACCGCAACACAGGGTGCGGCAACTGTGCGGGCTTCCGGTAATGCCATGGTGTTCAACAATGCCACCCAGTTGAACTTCGTCAGTTCAGCCGGAGCCAGCACCGTCATCGGTGGCAGCGGAGCCATGAATGTCAATGGCGGAGCCGGCAAGGTCACCGTCTTCGGTGGCACAGGCGCCGATACCATCATCGGCGGCAGTGCCGGGGGTAATCAACTCTCTGCCAATGGCGCGGGCAGCACACTGTTCGCCAACGGGAATGGCAACGTGCTGCTCGGCAGCCAAACGGGTGCCGTGACGCTCGCAACGCAGGGGGCCAATAACACCGTGTTCGGGGGCATTGGCGGCGGCACCATTCTCAGCAATGGCACCAATGATCTGGTGGTGATGGATCAGGGCGCCACCACCCTGTTCGGTGGACAGAATGCCGCCATCTTCACCAACAGCGCCAATGCCAATATCGTCGGCGAGACAGGCTCCTACGCCGTCGGCTTCGGCAGTGGCACCAGCAACGCATGGGCCAGCGCCTCCACCGATCTGTTCCTGTTCGCCAACGGACAGGCCGGAGGAAACGTCACCATCGGCAATTTCCAGAACGGAAAAGACTTTATCCAATTACAGGGATATGGCGATAACGCAGTGCAGACCGTTCTCGCCAGTGCTCAGCAGACTACATCCGGACTATCCCTGACGCTCAGTGATAATACCCATATCACCCTGCTCGGTGTCACCAGCATCAATCAATACAGCTTCATGACCTGA
- a CDS encoding FeoA family protein, which produces MRLTQLSVASHSVIDHIEPLGPDDVIARRLCELGFVPGEPVRMIAHGPLGGDPVAVEIGFTRFALRQAEADRVILRSDPGDRLAAQ; this is translated from the coding sequence ATGCGCCTGACCCAGCTGTCGGTTGCCAGCCACAGTGTCATCGACCATATCGAGCCGCTCGGACCGGATGACGTCATCGCCCGGCGTCTGTGTGAGCTTGGCTTCGTCCCCGGCGAACCTGTGCGGATGATCGCGCATGGCCCTCTGGGTGGCGATCCGGTGGCGGTGGAGATCGGCTTTACCCGCTTCGCCCTGCGTCAGGCCGAGGCTGACCGCGTTATTCTGCGCAGTGATCCCGGCGACCGTCTGGCCGCACAGTAA
- the feoB gene encoding ferrous iron transport protein B, giving the protein MSTTTHPLRIALVGNPNCGKTALFNRLTGSRQKVANYAGVTIERKSGRVTTPSGRSVQVLDLPGTYSLHAASPDEAVTRDVCLGRYRGEDPPDLLLCVIAATNLRLHLRFLLEVRQLGRPMVAVINMMDAVEKQGLHIDVPQLSEALGIPVVTAIGTQRNGADNLLRLLDTLPPALPPPPLTNANADLHAEVRAMLDRCITRIAPERPTLEERLDRWVLHPVWGMLLLTLLMFAMFQAVFSWAKPVMDFLQDTMDHLGDVAGTALPEGPLRGLISDGVIAGAGTVIVFLPQILVLFLWILTLEASGYLPRAAFLLDRFMATAGLSGRSFIPLLSSFACAVPGIMAARTIQNPRDRMLTILIAPLMTCSARLPVYALLIGAFIPAHTILGLFNLQGLVLFALYLAGILSALLVARVLKRGTVEEQPLLLELPPYRLPSLRSLAIELWQRAYIFLRRVGTIIVSVSILLWALSSFPSPPPGATGPAINYSLAGQIGQAMLLVFEPIGFTWQICIALIPGLAAREVAVSALATVYSITADKDHAAEKLMPLLSSQWSMATAFSLMAWYVYAPQCFSTLAVIRRETGGWKMVWISAGYLFGLAYLLSFLTYRITRLFTG; this is encoded by the coding sequence ATGTCAACCACCACACACCCGCTGCGCATTGCGCTGGTCGGCAATCCAAACTGTGGCAAGACGGCGCTGTTCAACCGGCTGACCGGCAGCCGCCAGAAAGTCGCCAACTATGCCGGTGTGACCATCGAGCGGAAATCAGGCCGCGTGACCACGCCAAGCGGACGTTCCGTGCAGGTGCTGGATCTGCCCGGCACCTACAGCCTGCATGCTGCCAGTCCCGATGAGGCCGTCACACGCGATGTCTGTCTCGGCCGGTATCGGGGGGAAGATCCGCCCGATCTGCTGCTCTGTGTCATTGCCGCCACCAATCTGCGCCTGCATCTGCGCTTCCTGCTGGAAGTACGGCAACTGGGCCGTCCGATGGTGGCCGTCATCAACATGATGGATGCGGTCGAAAAACAGGGGCTGCATATTGATGTTCCCCAGCTGTCAGAGGCGTTGGGAATCCCGGTCGTCACCGCCATCGGCACACAGCGCAATGGAGCAGACAACCTGCTGCGCCTGCTGGATACGCTGCCTCCCGCTCTGCCGCCACCACCGCTGACCAACGCCAATGCTGATCTGCATGCCGAGGTTCGCGCCATGCTGGATCGCTGTATCACCCGCATCGCGCCGGAACGTCCGACACTGGAGGAAAGGCTGGATCGCTGGGTGCTGCATCCGGTGTGGGGCATGCTGCTGCTGACCCTGCTGATGTTCGCGATGTTTCAGGCCGTGTTTTCCTGGGCCAAGCCGGTCATGGATTTCCTGCAGGATACCATGGACCATCTTGGCGACGTGGCGGGGACTGCCCTGCCGGAAGGCCCGTTGCGCGGCCTGATTTCCGATGGCGTGATCGCCGGAGCCGGCACCGTGATCGTGTTCCTGCCACAGATTCTGGTGCTGTTCCTGTGGATTCTGACGCTGGAGGCATCCGGCTATCTGCCCCGCGCCGCATTCCTGCTTGACCGTTTCATGGCTACGGCCGGGCTGAGCGGCCGTTCCTTCATTCCGCTGCTGTCCAGTTTCGCCTGTGCAGTGCCGGGGATCATGGCAGCCCGCACCATTCAGAACCCGCGGGACCGGATGCTGACCATCCTGATCGCGCCGCTGATGACCTGCTCCGCAAGACTGCCGGTCTACGCCTTGCTGATCGGCGCCTTCATCCCGGCCCATACGATTCTGGGCCTGTTCAATCTGCAGGGACTGGTTCTGTTCGCGCTGTATCTGGCAGGTATCCTCAGCGCTTTGCTGGTCGCCCGCGTGCTGAAACGTGGCACGGTAGAGGAACAACCCCTGTTGCTGGAATTGCCCCCCTATCGTCTGCCCAGCCTGCGTAGTCTGGCCATCGAACTGTGGCAGCGCGCCTATATTTTCCTGCGTCGCGTGGGCACCATCATCGTCTCCGTCAGCATATTGCTATGGGCCTTGTCGAGCTTCCCCTCCCCACCGCCCGGCGCAACCGGCCCGGCAATCAACTACAGCCTCGCCGGGCAGATTGGTCAGGCCATGCTGCTGGTGTTCGAGCCAATCGGATTCACCTGGCAGATCTGCATCGCCCTGATTCCCGGCCTCGCCGCACGGGAAGTAGCGGTCAGTGCGCTCGCCACCGTCTATTCGATTACCGCCGACAAGGATCATGCCGCTGAGAAGCTGATGCCGCTGCTCTCCTCGCAATGGAGCATGGCGACGGCGTTCTCTCTGATGGCATGGTATGTCTATGCGCCGCAGTGTTTTTCTACGCTGGCCGTCATACGACGGGAAACAGGGGGCTGGAAGATGGTCTGGATCAGCGCCGGATATCTGTTCGGACTGGCTTATCTGCTGTCTTTCCTGACATATCGTATAACGCGCCTGTTCACCGGTTGA
- a CDS encoding DUF6587 family protein gives MLQSIIAGIAVLICALFWMQKLAPRAMAPLWSAVSALLRRMQVMPALAERLSPAASPSSSGCKGCDGCGGSKGGCH, from the coding sequence ATGCTCCAGTCCATCATCGCCGGGATCGCCGTCCTGATCTGCGCCTTGTTCTGGATGCAAAAGCTTGCCCCCCGTGCCATGGCCCCGCTCTGGTCGGCTGTATCGGCTCTGCTGCGGCGGATGCAGGTGATGCCTGCGCTGGCCGAGCGTCTTTCTCCCGCCGCCTCACCCTCCTCTAGCGGATGCAAGGGATGCGACGGCTGCGGTGGAAGCAAGGGTGGGTGCCACTGA
- a CDS encoding transporter, whose product MDKPARMPPCYGLLAARDLTARKLLTAPEIEAIFSTGVPEKPIWLHLDLLDTRVTEFIRALPGLPEQACALLCDRNESSHLDTENDAIWGTIPDFAHEVSEEPDPAYMGVLHLVMTPTMLITARRHPLRAPSVIGYGQASLDTTAAQWDHLMRAIMEGISRAAKVLALKLDNMEDRLLQGYEVTRDELAGLRRSVLLLYRRVEPTVELYGEIAEIAPEWIGEAGHDMSRVTSRLESLKRNVMSLQERGRIAQDQLAARNAEETNHSLMILSVLTAILLPPTLVTGIFGMNTTGLPGTSGPGGTYIAFMAILGSVAGACLLLNRLGLLRFRAEKKRR is encoded by the coding sequence ATGGATAAGCCAGCCAGAATGCCGCCCTGTTATGGCCTGCTCGCAGCAAGGGATCTGACGGCGCGCAAGCTGCTCACCGCACCCGAGATCGAGGCCATTTTCTCCACCGGCGTGCCGGAAAAGCCCATCTGGCTGCATCTCGATCTGCTGGATACGCGCGTCACCGAATTCATCCGCGCTTTGCCCGGGCTGCCGGAACAAGCTTGCGCGCTGCTGTGCGATCGCAACGAATCCTCCCATCTCGATACAGAGAATGATGCTATCTGGGGCACAATCCCCGATTTCGCGCATGAAGTCAGTGAAGAACCGGACCCGGCCTATATGGGTGTGCTGCATCTGGTGATGACGCCGACCATGCTGATCACGGCGCGTCGGCATCCGCTGCGGGCACCGTCGGTGATCGGCTATGGTCAGGCATCGCTGGATACCACCGCCGCGCAATGGGATCATCTGATGCGGGCCATCATGGAAGGCATCAGCCGCGCTGCCAAGGTGCTGGCCCTGAAACTGGACAATATGGAGGACAGGCTGCTTCAAGGATATGAGGTCACACGCGACGAGTTGGCCGGGCTGCGCCGCTCCGTGCTGCTGCTGTATCGCCGGGTGGAGCCGACCGTAGAACTGTATGGTGAAATCGCCGAGATCGCCCCTGAATGGATCGGAGAAGCCGGACATGATATGAGCCGCGTCACCTCCCGCCTTGAAAGCCTGAAGCGCAACGTCATGTCGTTGCAGGAACGGGGCCGCATCGCGCAGGATCAGCTTGCCGCCCGCAATGCCGAGGAAACCAATCACAGCCTGATGATCCTGTCCGTGCTGACCGCCATCCTGCTGCCGCCCACGCTGGTGACCGGTATTTTCGGCATGAACACCACGGGTTTGCCTGGAACCTCCGGCCCTGGCGGCACCTATATCGCGTTCATGGCGATCCTCGGCTCCGTCGCGGGAGCCTGTCTGCTGCTCAACAGGCTGGGGCTGCTACGCTTCAGGGCAGAGAAAAAACGACGCTGA
- the ppk2 gene encoding polyphosphate kinase 2, producing MNDPSSPIEKSWLALELEDDFDEELEQEIDDSRLPAALRALQSQHRKSTIDRGLYFRELLRLQSELVKLQDWVVHNGLKVVVLFEGRDSAGKGGVIKRITQRINPRVARVVALPAPSDRERTQWYFQRYIAHLPASGEIVLFDRSWYNRAGVERVMGFASESQVEDFFRDVPEFERMLVRSGIIVIKYWFSITDQEQQLRFMMRIHDPLKQWKLSPMDLQSRVRWEQYTKAKEEMFERTNIPEAPWYIVEGNDKKRARLNCIAHLLSMIPYGDVPHEPVALPERVFDPHYERRTLPTELYVPENY from the coding sequence ATGAACGACCCTTCCAGCCCTATCGAAAAATCCTGGCTGGCGCTTGAGCTTGAGGACGATTTCGATGAAGAACTGGAACAGGAAATCGACGACAGTCGCCTTCCTGCCGCCTTGCGCGCATTGCAGAGTCAGCACCGCAAAAGCACCATCGATCGCGGGCTGTATTTCCGCGAACTGCTGCGCCTGCAATCGGAGCTGGTGAAGCTTCAGGATTGGGTGGTCCATAATGGGCTGAAAGTCGTGGTGCTGTTCGAGGGTCGCGACAGTGCCGGCAAGGGCGGCGTCATCAAACGGATTACTCAGCGCATCAACCCGCGTGTGGCGCGTGTTGTGGCGCTCCCCGCCCCCTCTGACCGCGAACGCACGCAATGGTATTTCCAGCGCTACATCGCGCATCTGCCAGCTTCCGGTGAAATCGTGCTGTTCGATCGCAGCTGGTACAATCGCGCCGGCGTGGAGCGCGTGATGGGCTTCGCCAGCGAATCACAGGTGGAGGATTTCTTCCGCGACGTGCCTGAATTCGAGCGTATGCTGGTCCGCTCCGGCATCATTGTGATAAAATACTGGTTCTCGATCACCGATCAGGAACAGCAGCTGCGCTTTATGATGCGTATTCATGATCCCCTGAAGCAGTGGAAACTGTCCCCGATGGATCTGCAATCCCGCGTGCGTTGGGAGCAATATACCAAGGCGAAGGAAGAGATGTTCGAACGTACGAACATCCCCGAAGCCCCCTGGTATATCGTCGAGGGCAACGACAAGAAGCGGGCGCGGCTGAACTGTATCGCGCACCTTCTGTCCATGATACCCTATGGCGATGTGCCACATGAACCAGTGGCATTGCCGGAAAGGGTATTCGACCCGCATTATGAACGCCGTACCTTGCCGACAGAACTTTACGTGCCGGAAAACTATTGA
- a CDS encoding TSUP family transporter: MHLSWALDVFLFAAAFCAGVVDTVAGGGGLICVPALGLTGMGTVAVFGTNKLQSVLGQLSATLKFWRQGGMDFSPLRRGLLCTVVGALAGAMLLQIVSEVFLKRLVPWMLFGVFLYYVLSSDRKDVTGESRLPPHPCKLQPLGVAIGFYNGFFGPGTGSIWTVALSRTYQLRINAATMYANPLNMAGNIAALSILISSSGVDYRRALIMGAGSFLGAQIGGNVVIHKSARLLRTVFMTLMLVSIVGSFLRAYG, from the coding sequence ATGCACCTTTCCTGGGCGCTGGATGTGTTTCTGTTTGCGGCGGCTTTTTGCGCCGGAGTGGTCGATACGGTGGCAGGGGGTGGAGGATTGATCTGCGTTCCGGCACTCGGCCTGACGGGTATGGGGACGGTGGCCGTCTTCGGCACCAACAAGCTGCAATCTGTGTTGGGACAGCTTTCTGCCACACTGAAATTCTGGCGTCAGGGAGGAATGGATTTTTCCCCTCTCCGGCGTGGTTTGCTCTGCACGGTGGTGGGAGCGCTGGCCGGAGCCATGTTGCTGCAAATTGTTTCAGAGGTTTTTCTGAAGCGTTTGGTGCCGTGGATGTTATTCGGTGTATTTCTATATTACGTGTTGTCATCTGATCGCAAGGATGTAACGGGAGAGTCCCGATTGCCGCCTCATCCATGCAAATTGCAACCTCTGGGGGTTGCCATCGGGTTCTATAACGGTTTTTTCGGCCCCGGCACTGGATCGATCTGGACCGTGGCCCTCAGCCGGACCTATCAACTGCGCATCAATGCGGCCACAATGTACGCAAATCCTCTGAACATGGCAGGCAACATTGCGGCGTTGTCGATTTTGATCAGCAGCAGCGGGGTTGATTACCGGCGCGCCCTGATCATGGGGGCAGGTTCTTTTCTGGGAGCACAGATCGGTGGCAATGTGGTGATCCACAAAAGCGCTCGTTTGTTGCGGACCGTTTTCATGACGCTGATGCTGGTCTCGATAGTCGGCAGCTTCCTCAGAGCCTATGGATAG
- a CDS encoding YceI family protein yields the protein MSAAFLAGAFLVGVGTLRFESGAAHAEAASQKIASTDPASIKAGTYVADPAHSQVAFSVSHFGFTNYNGLFSDAQGELTIDPAAPEKTMLRISIPIASVVTTSQKLTEELKSADWLDSAKFPEATFVATKVTLAGKDHAVVPGNLTLHGVTKHVVLRVRLVGTGINPMDKKQTVGFEAYTELHRGEFGITKYLPVVGDEVKLRIAGAFELKE from the coding sequence ATGAGCGCTGCTTTTCTCGCGGGGGCCTTTCTCGTGGGTGTCGGTACGCTGCGTTTTGAGAGTGGCGCAGCGCATGCTGAAGCAGCGTCGCAGAAGATCGCATCCACTGATCCGGCATCAATCAAGGCCGGCACATATGTGGCTGATCCGGCGCATTCACAGGTCGCATTCTCGGTCTCGCATTTCGGATTTACGAATTACAATGGTCTGTTTTCCGATGCACAGGGGGAGTTGACCATCGATCCCGCCGCTCCGGAAAAGACGATGCTCCGTATCAGTATTCCGATCGCATCGGTGGTGACAACCAGTCAGAAACTCACTGAAGAATTGAAATCTGCCGACTGGCTGGACAGCGCAAAATTTCCGGAAGCAACGTTCGTTGCGACCAAGGTGACGCTTGCCGGCAAGGATCATGCGGTGGTGCCCGGCAATCTGACGCTGCACGGGGTTACGAAACATGTCGTGCTACGGGTTCGGCTGGTTGGCACAGGCATCAACCCGATGGATAAAAAACAGACGGTCGGGTTTGAAGCTTATACAGAACTCCATCGTGGTGAATTTGGCATCACCAAGTATCTGCCGGTCGTGGGTGATGAGGTGAAGCTGAGGATTGCCGGAGCTTTCGAGTTGAAGGAATAA